One part of the Aspergillus fumigatus Af293 chromosome 7, whole genome shotgun sequence genome encodes these proteins:
- a CDS encoding protein PET117, with product MSRASKVTLALTSLGTAGIVYFVHWSQEQEKAQMHKGVERDMEKQRIRLERQAEFEMQKALEEEYRKLQKVSPSTDTQGSSG from the exons ATGTCGCGAGCTTCCAAGGTGACACTAGCACTCACCAGTCTTGGTACTGCGGGGATCGTCTACTTCGTGCATTGGTCCCAAGAGCAAGAGAAAGCG CAAATGCACAAAGGCGTTGAACGAGATATGGAAAAGCAGCGGATTCGATTGGAGCGACAAGCCGAGTTTGAGATGCAGAAAGCCCTGGAAGAGGAGTACCGAAAGCTGCAAAAAGTGTCTCCGAGCACAGATACTCAAGGGTCGAGCGGGTGA